The sequence TGAAGCCGACGTAGAGGAAAAACGGCTTCTTGTCCTCGTAGCGGGTGAGGAAATCGAACGCCGTGGAGCCGATGAGATCGGAGGAGAGACGCGGCGGCACATTCGCGCCCTTCGAAACCTTCCCATCGTGGATCGCCAGAGTCGGGAAGGCGCTGTCATGCCCCTTCGGCAGGAATCCCGGCGTGATGTTGTCCGCGGCGGTGAAGGAGCGCTTCAGCGATTCGTTGCCATTGTGCCACTTCCCCGTGCCGTAGGTGTGGTAGCCGGCTTTCTGAAGCAGCTCCCCGAGGGTGACGCGACCCTGGAGGTTGTCGTCGTAGTGCCAGAGCGATTGTCCGGACTGGAGCATCGAGCGGCTCGCGACACAGACGGCGGCGTTGTAGGATCCTTGGTTCCGCGCGTTGGTGAAGGCCATCCCATTGGCGACGAGACGGTCGAGCCCCGGGGTCTTGACCGTCGGATTGCCGAGAGCACCGATCGCATCGGGCCGCTGGTCGTCGGACTCGATCAGGATGATGTTCGGGCGCTCCGCATGGAGGGCCGAAGCCAGAAACAACAGGCAGAGGGAAACACGCTTCAACATCGGAACAAAAAAAGAACCAAGGGAACGCAAACCGCGACCCGGATCTCTCAAAACAATCCAGAAATTGCCAGCAATTTCCCAACCACTCCGGGACGGAGCGCGTCGTCGATCGAAGAACTACTCCTTCAACCGGACCGGGGTGCCGCAGTAGGTGCAGCGGAACCAGCGGAAGAACAGCATGTGGAGCGCGGTGGGAATGATGTAGCCGATCCACTTCACGTGGTGTGCCTTGGCGTTCTTACGGCAGTTCTTCGGCACAAACAGGCGCTGGCCGCAGATGCGGCACTTGCCAGCTCCCACGCCCCAGATCAGATAGGCCAATCCGGTGACCGGCAGGGCGATCGGGAAAGCGAGGAACCACTTCGGCACCCAGCCGAACTGCTCCGGCTGCATATCGCTGAGCAACAGCAACCCCGCGGCGACGATGGCCAGCGGCAGCACCACCATCATCACCAAGGTCACGACCGCCCCGAACATCACCTGGAGCGGGTGGGTGTGGAGCACGCCACGGATGAAGAAACGCGACTCCGGATTACGCCCGCGGTTGGTGCTTTCACGGGGCGCGCGGATCAGTGCCACTCGGTCGTTGCCAGAGTCCGAAGAAGAGGTGCCGGGCTTCAAAGCGACCGGCGTCATGTCCGCGATGGTCCGGATGCGGGAAGCATCGATCTCGCGCTTCGGAGCGGGAGCATCCCCCACCTGCACGGAGCCACCGGCGGGCAGCTTCACCGGCTTGGAAGAGGCGGTTTCGGTGACCCGGACGTCCAGATCCCCCACCACGCGGCTGAGAAGCACGGCTGGAGGGATGTCGGAAACGGCCAGCTCGTTCTCGATGAGCAGGCGCGGTGGCAGCGGCTGGGCGGAAGGCGACCGGGCCAGCATGGCTGCCACTTCGGGATTCTCTTCGTAGTTCACCGCCACCAACGGCTGGGCGCCCTCGTCTTCCTCGTCGGAACCCGGAGCGGCAATCCCCGTGCGGTCCCGCGCGGCGGAAAGCCATTTCTCCACTTCGGCGCGACGCGGAGCCCGCTTGGCGATCTTCAGGACCGAATTCGCCCGCTCAAGCTCCGCCACCAACTGGTCCAGCCCGGCTTTCGCCAAGGAATTTTCATCGAGGAATCCCGCGGCTTCGAGCAGCTCGACCGAGGATTTACCGATGCCGGGGATGGTTTCGAGTTTCGACATGTAGCAACTGCGCGCCGCCACACTGACAGTCTGGCGGCGCGTGACAAGCGATCAGGCGAGTGCGGCGAGCATCTCCTGGAGCTGAGCGAGCTTCGTTTTCCAATCGGCGAGGCGGGCCTTCTCTTGTTCAACGACTTCCGGCGGCGCGCGATCGACGAAGCTGGCGTTGCCAAGTTTGCCTTCGCTTTTTGCAACCTCCTTGGTGGTCGATTCGATCTCCTTGGAAATACGCAGGCGCTCGGACTCGACATCGATCAGCCCTTCCAGCGGAAGATAGATCTCCCCGACCGGAGTCAGGGCAACCGGCGTGCCTTTCGGTGCCTCGTAGGCGGCATCGATCCGGACTTCCTTCGAGCCGGCCAGCAGCGCGAGGATGTCGGTTTCCTCGCCCAGCCAATCGACGGACGGCTTCACCACGAAGGTCACGTCCTTGCGGGACGCGAGCTTGTATTCGGCCTTCAGGTTGCGGAGGCGACCGGCGGCTTCATACACCGCACCGGCGACGCCCTTGGCATTGTCGATGCCTTCCTGCTCCAGACCTTCCAGCAGCGGCTCGTCCGGCAGCTCCTTTTGCATCAGGAACTCCCCTTCCTCCACGAAGCCCATCCGGAGCGACAGCTCCTCGGTGACGTGGGGCATGTAGGGGTGGAGTAGCTGGAGGTAGCGGCTCATCACGGCATCGAAGGTCGCGAGCGTGGCATTACGCGCATCCGCGGTGGCGGTCTCGCGCAGGTCGCCCTTCACGGCTTCGAGGAACTTGTCGCAGAACTCGTTCCAGAGGAATTCGTAGAGAAGCTGGGCTACTTCACCGAAACGGTATTCGCCGTAGGCGCGCTCCAGATCGACGGTCAGCTCATCGAGCTTCGCCATGATGTCGACGTGGTGCGGGCGCAGCTCCAGCTCCTCCCACTCGCTGTCGTCCCCGGCCATCTGGCGGAAACGGCAGGCGTTGTAGAGCTTGTTGGCGAAATTGCGGCCTTCCTCGACGTGGGCTTCATCGAAACGGATGTCGCTGCCGACCGGCGCGATGCGCAGCAGGCCGAAGCGCAGCCCGTCCGCGCCATACTTCTCCATCATTTCGATGGGATCGGGCGAATTCCCCTTGGACTTCGACATCTTCTCGCCCTTGAGATCGCGGATGATCGCGGTGAAATAGACGTTCTTGAACGGCAGCTCGCCGGTGAAGCGGAAGCCCGCCATGATCATGCGCGCCACCCAGAAGAAGATGATGTCCGGACCGGTGACGAGGTCGTCGGTCGGGTAGAACTTCTTCAAGGTCGGCGTCTGCTCGCCCACGTCCGCCATGGTGGCGAACGGCCACAGCCAGGACGAGAACCAGGTGTCCATCACGTCCTCGTCGCGCACCCAGTTTTCCGCGTCGGCGGGGGAGTCCACGCCGACGTGGATGTCACCAGCCTGGAAGTCCGCCATGTCGAGCGCCTCGGCACCCTTGAGCGCTTCGAGCTTGTCCTTGCGGTACCACACCGGGATCTGGTGGCCCCACCAGAGCTGGCGGCTGATGCACCAGTCCTGGAGGTTCTCCATCCAGTGGGCATAGGTCTTCGCCCAGCGCTCGGGACGGAACTTGATGTCACCGTTGGCCACGGCGTCCGCGGCTTCCTTCACGCAGGGATACTTGAGGAACCACTGCATCGAAATGCGCGGCTCGATCGGCACGCCCGCGCGCTCGGAGAAGCCGACGTTGTTCTCATACTCCTCCACCTTGATGAGGAGGCCGAGTTCCTCCAGCTTCGCCGCGGCCTTCTTGCGGGCCACGAAGCGGTCGAGACCGTGGAGATCCGGCACCTCGGGGCAGTTGATGTGCGCCTCGGGCGTGAGCACGTCGATGATTGGCAGATTGTGGCGCAGGCCGATCTCGAAGTCCGCCTTGTCATGGGCCGGAGTGATCTTGAGCGCGCCGGTGCCGAACTCGATGTCCACGTGATCGTCCGCGATCACCGGAATCTCCGCATGCGGGAACGGGCGGAACACCTTGCGACCGATGTATTTCGCGAAACGCTCGTCCTTCGGGTTCACGGCCACGGCCACGTCACCCATCAGGGTTTCCGGACGGGTGGTGGAAATTTCCAGGAACTCGCCGGGAGCGTCCGCCAGCTCGTACTTCATGAAGTAGAGCTTCGAGCGCTGCGGAGTCATGATCACCTCCTCGTCGGAGAGGGCGGTGAGCGACACCGGGCACCAGTTCACGATGCGCTTGCCGCGGTAGATCAGGCCTTCCTTGAAAAGCTCCACGAACACATGGCTCACCCACTTCGTGTAGGACTCGTCCATGGTGAAGCGCTCGCGGCTCCAATCGCAGGAGCAGCCCAAGCGCTTCAACTGTTTGATGATGATGCCGCCGTACTGGTCCTTCCAGTCCCAGACGCGCTCGAGGAACTTGTCGCGGCCGAGGTCGCGGCGACCCACGCCTTCGTTCTTCTTCAGCTCGCGTTCCACCTTCGATTGGGTGGCGATACCGGCGTGATCGGTGCCGGGCAGCCAGAGGACTTCCTTGCCCTGCTGGCGAGCGCGGCGGGCCAGCACGTCCTGGAGCGTGTTGTTCAGGACGTGGCCGAGATGGAGGATGCCGGTGACGTTCGGCGGCGGGATGACAATGGAATAGCCCTCCTTCTCGGAGGAAGGATCGGCTTCAAAGCACTTCCCGTCGATCCAAGCGGCGTACCACTTTTCTTCGACCGCTTGGGGTTCATAGGCTTTCGACAACTCGGACATGGCGGCGGAGGGATGCCAGAGGGGCGGGCGTTTGTCCAGCGGAGGAAAGGAAACCCGTCGATGGCGGCCCACGGCCTCAATTGGCGGCGGCGTGAAATGACCCGATCCCCGCCGCCGTATGGGAAGGCTTGCCCCGCCAAGGCCGATGACCGACCCATCCGAACCCCAACTGGCCCCCCTGCCCGTACCCCGGAAACGCCCGCGGTTCCCGCTGGGGCGGGCCTGCGCACTGAGCTCCCTCCCGGGAGTGGCCGCGGTGGGGGTGGTGCTGTGGATGGCCTTCCACCACCACGCCCATTTCCGGATTCCCCTGATCCGGGGGCTGGAGGACTGGATCTACTGGCCGCTCGCCGGCCTGTTCTGGTTCGTGGTGGCCTCCGGCATCCCGCTGCTCGCGTCGTTCGTGCTGTGGGTGGCATCCCATCTCACCCCCCAACCTTGATTCATCGCATTATGACCCAGAAACACATCGCACTCGTCCCGCTGCTGGCTTGCCTGGCGGCCGGTTCCCTCCACGCGGAAACCCCGGCTCCGGCCGCGGACAAACCCGCCCCGCAGGTCGTTCAGGCCGGCTCCTACACCTACACCTTCGATCCCGGCACTGCCCCCGACCTGAAGGGCTGGCTGGAAACCGAGCTCACCCCGGTGGTGAAGGAGTGGTATCCGAAAATCGTGGCACTGCTTCCCAGCGAAGGCTTCACCCCGTCCTCCACCGTGACCTTCCGGTTCCAGGACGACATGAAGGGGGTCCCGGCTTGGGCCGCCGGGACCACGATCTCGCTGAATGCCGGATGGTTCCGCAACAACCTCAAGGGCGAGGCCCGCGGCTGCGTGGTGCACGAGATGGTCCACGTGGTGCAGCGTTACGGCCGCGGCAAGAACCCGACGCCCGGATGGATCACCGAGGGCATCCCGGACTACATCCGCTGGTTCCTCTACGAACCGCAGACCAAGGGCGCCGAACTCAACCGCGGCAACATCGCCAACGCGAAATACGACGCGAGCTACCGCGTCACCGCGAACTTCCTCGACTGGGTGGTGACCTCGAAGAACAAGGACTTCGTGGCGAAACTGAATGCCGCCGCACGCGCGGGGAACTACACCGACGAGATCTGGAAAGAACACGCCGGAGCCCCTCTCGAAGAGCTCGGAACGCAATGGAAGAAGGCCCGCGAGGAGAAGCTGGCTGGCAAATAAGCATCGTTTTTCGAAAACATCCGCGCCTCCGGGCGCGGGTGTTTTCCGGCGATCCCGCTGATTTTCAGCGCATCGCACAACCGCCCATCCAGCCGGGCAAATCGCGAATTCAAGAAGTTCGAGGTAAGGGCTGGACAGCCCGCGGCCCGATGGTTTTAGAAATCGCGCATGGGCGCATGGGGAACCGGCAGTTTTGAAAATGACGACGCGATGGACTGGATCTGGGATCTGGACGACGCGGACGACACGACGCTTTTGAAGGACATCTTCGAGGGATGCATCCAGTCGAAGGATTATCTTGAAGCCACCGATTGCTCGATCGTGATCGCCGCCGCCGATGTGGTGGCCGCGCTGCTCGGCAAACCGGTCGAGGAACTCCCCGATGGCGTCGCCGCCTACGTCGAGAAACTCGGTGCCACCGCTCCCGCCGATGTCGTCACCCTGGCCCAGAAGGCCGTGAAGAAGGTGACCAATGACTCCGAACTCAAGGAAGTCTGGGAAGAAAGCGGCAACGCCGACGAGTGGCTCAAGGACGTGGCCGGCCTCCAAGGCCGCCTCAAGTAAGCACGACCCTTAACTCCCGAATCGCAACGAAGCGGAGGCTCCATCGCCTCCGCTTTTTCTTTGGGTAGTTCGCCCGTTTACTTCGCCGGCACGAAATCGAACTCCGCGGCGGAGGCGAAGTCGCCGCCATCGTGAGCCCCGAGCGCGGTGAACTTCACGAAGCGCGCCGCGGCGGGTGCCGCGAAACGGATCTCGTGGAGCTTTTCATCGTCTGCCAGCTCTCCTTCGGCAGCCTTGTCCCATTTCTGGCCATCGGCGCTGGTTTGCACCGAGTAACCCTTGATGCGGCCATTGCGGCTGTCCTGCCGCGGTAGCACGGTCATGGCGGCAAGGTTGACCGGCTTGCCAAGATCAACGGTGATCTC comes from Luteolibacter sp. LG18 and encodes:
- a CDS encoding DUF4332 domain-containing protein, which produces MSKLETIPGIGKSSVELLEAAGFLDENSLAKAGLDQLVAELERANSVLKIAKRAPRRAEVEKWLSAARDRTGIAAPGSDEEDEGAQPLVAVNYEENPEVAAMLARSPSAQPLPPRLLIENELAVSDIPPAVLLSRVVGDLDVRVTETASSKPVKLPAGGSVQVGDAPAPKREIDASRIRTIADMTPVALKPGTSSSDSGNDRVALIRAPRESTNRGRNPESRFFIRGVLHTHPLQVMFGAVVTLVMMVVLPLAIVAAGLLLLSDMQPEQFGWVPKWFLAFPIALPVTGLAYLIWGVGAGKCRICGQRLFVPKNCRKNAKAHHVKWIGYIIPTALHMLFFRWFRCTYCGTPVRLKE
- a CDS encoding valine--tRNA ligase, with translation MSELSKAYEPQAVEEKWYAAWIDGKCFEADPSSEKEGYSIVIPPPNVTGILHLGHVLNNTLQDVLARRARQQGKEVLWLPGTDHAGIATQSKVERELKKNEGVGRRDLGRDKFLERVWDWKDQYGGIIIKQLKRLGCSCDWSRERFTMDESYTKWVSHVFVELFKEGLIYRGKRIVNWCPVSLTALSDEEVIMTPQRSKLYFMKYELADAPGEFLEISTTRPETLMGDVAVAVNPKDERFAKYIGRKVFRPFPHAEIPVIADDHVDIEFGTGALKITPAHDKADFEIGLRHNLPIIDVLTPEAHINCPEVPDLHGLDRFVARKKAAAKLEELGLLIKVEEYENNVGFSERAGVPIEPRISMQWFLKYPCVKEAADAVANGDIKFRPERWAKTYAHWMENLQDWCISRQLWWGHQIPVWYRKDKLEALKGAEALDMADFQAGDIHVGVDSPADAENWVRDEDVMDTWFSSWLWPFATMADVGEQTPTLKKFYPTDDLVTGPDIIFFWVARMIMAGFRFTGELPFKNVYFTAIIRDLKGEKMSKSKGNSPDPIEMMEKYGADGLRFGLLRIAPVGSDIRFDEAHVEEGRNFANKLYNACRFRQMAGDDSEWEELELRPHHVDIMAKLDELTVDLERAYGEYRFGEVAQLLYEFLWNEFCDKFLEAVKGDLRETATADARNATLATFDAVMSRYLQLLHPYMPHVTEELSLRMGFVEEGEFLMQKELPDEPLLEGLEQEGIDNAKGVAGAVYEAAGRLRNLKAEYKLASRKDVTFVVKPSVDWLGEETDILALLAGSKEVRIDAAYEAPKGTPVALTPVGEIYLPLEGLIDVESERLRISKEIESTTKEVAKSEGKLGNASFVDRAPPEVVEQEKARLADWKTKLAQLQEMLAALA
- a CDS encoding basic secretory protein-like protein — its product is MTQKHIALVPLLACLAAGSLHAETPAPAADKPAPQVVQAGSYTYTFDPGTAPDLKGWLETELTPVVKEWYPKIVALLPSEGFTPSSTVTFRFQDDMKGVPAWAAGTTISLNAGWFRNNLKGEARGCVVHEMVHVVQRYGRGKNPTPGWITEGIPDYIRWFLYEPQTKGAELNRGNIANAKYDASYRVTANFLDWVVTSKNKDFVAKLNAAARAGNYTDEIWKEHAGAPLEELGTQWKKAREEKLAGK
- a CDS encoding DUF4259 domain-containing protein translates to MDWIWDLDDADDTTLLKDIFEGCIQSKDYLEATDCSIVIAAADVVAALLGKPVEELPDGVAAYVEKLGATAPADVVTLAQKAVKKVTNDSELKEVWEESGNADEWLKDVAGLQGRLK